TAAGAGAAATTGTATTTAAAAGGGGAGATCTAAAGTGTTAGTTCACCCAACCTacatcatcacattttctttagTGGCAGCAGACAATGTGAACTTTTGGTTTTGTGTCTAAATCTTGTGCCACCatttaaacacagcagaggtgaaATGAATGTGTCGCTTATGCTCATCTCAGCATTTAAACattgcattttaaaaacatgtccaTCCAGAAACTCAGGGTTTTACTCAGACCTTCCTGTGGACAGCTTTCATAGGAATTAGTTCTTTGGTAGAAAGTAGTTAAAACCCAATGTAGAAATCTCAAAACCTCAGCACATGAAATGAGAAACGCCTACAGAGTGTGAAACAGAAAATTTGTAATATGGATGAACTCGCCCTTTAAGGCTTTGACATTCAGATACAGGTACACTCTTCAGGTATAATGTTGGGCAAGGTCTCATACTTGAATGAGTACCCGCCATCAGATGTCGTGGTGATCCTCAGGGACTTCATGGTCCCTGGGACTGGAGCGCAGCACTGTGTGATCCCCAGCATCACGGTGGTTCGATCCCAGGCTGAGCAGTTCCCATGGCAGTAGTAGAAAGTCAGCACCTTTGGATGGACGATCCAGTTGTCCCAGCCCAGCTCCTCAAAGCTGATTTTGATCTCTGCTCGGTGGCAGTCGCTGTGCTGGGGTCCTTCTTGAGAGGGTCTCTGGAGCAGGTCGATAGCGGAAGGAGACCAGGGAATGGTGACTGGTGCCTGGCGAGGTGAACGCACAGGGACACGAGGTTGAGCATGGAAGTGAAGAAAAGGCGTCTTGTCTGGTTCGTTGGCGTGACACTGACAGGCTGGACAACGCACCTGGAGCAAGAAAGGGCCCTCAGCCACTGAGGCCAGCAGGTTGTGATCCAGCTGGTAGGTGATCCATCCGTCTGAGCTCACCGTTGATGGAGCCTCTGACACCTGAAGAAGCTGCACTGAAGTGAGAATGAACAGTTGAGCAGAGGAGTTGGCGATGGCTCCCTCCCCAGCATAGAACCAGAAGTGGGCAGATGTGACCAGGGTCTCGTGGTTGTTCATGGAGGGCTGGAAGTAAAATGTGAAGTGGCTGTCGGTGGTTTCTTCGAGAGCTGAGTCAGATCTGGCGCAGGCCGAGTCTGCCAATGTGAGATTAGAGGGCAGTCAGTGAAGTTTATTGggtttttttatactttttataGGACTGTTTGGTGCTTGTTTAGAGTCCTGCTGTTATTTAGAGGAGGCTCCAGTGTCTATGAACTCTTTCAGATCAACAAATAGACTATGCTTCTTTTCACTGTGATTTACAAAGTCACCTGATTAACGTAACACCCTGATAAAATCAGCTTTTTGCCGTCCTCCAGTGGTTTAACTTCTCAtcctgctgcagtgatgtactcCGGGGGGCCCCACATCACTGGAGGGTGTGGTTACAGGCACAGCAAAGCACATGTCTGACCACACCCAATCAGAGGTGAAACAGACTTAAAGCTTTCAATCTGGGAGGACAGCGAAGCCCTGTGTTCTAACCTGGTGTTACTCTTTAAATCAGGTGTTTCAAAAGGCCTTTAAAATAAACTAATATATAGTGCTGCTGTTTGGCTTTATTTGTTTCACCTATGCAGCATGCATATAATGGGTTTACTGCAATATACTGCATGcaaaatgtgagtttcatgTGATTTCAACATCAAAATAAGTGTGTAATATGTGCAACACACACGTCATGTAGTTTCAGAGAAGGAACACAGATATTCGGTTATTCCAAAATCTTTGCTGCACAGTGGAGCCTTATGTTCAAGCTTCTTATGTGGAAAACATAAAGGCACTGGTAAAGTGTACTTTTCAGGAGAAAAGCAAATACCCACACTAACATGTAGAGACTGTTTGGATAAAGTTTCACATAATCAGGTCACTATTGTCATGCAGTTACAAGAGCAATGTCATTAAACCTTAAGTCCTATATGGTGATATCGCTGGACATACTCAGGTATAAAACAGGTATAATTTCAGTGACTGACTGGGTTGATGAGGCAATCACATCTTTAAAGGAATCAGACTCTGGCtcagaaaatgtgataaatCCTATTGCACTAACTTCGCCTTTTGAATTAAGAATCAAAGAAagcaaatttttaaaaaaaaagtctctcacCAGAACTGGGAAAGAGAATAATTTGAGATGTTTCCTGCTTCAGATTAGCTTGATGGTTGACCCGCGCTGTCCTGCTCATCCTGGGGGCCCTCCGTGGTTTGTTCAATGCTTCTGACTGCCCCAGATGATGCTGCATCGAGGTTGGAGGAGGCTCCTCCAGCCCGAGGCCCTGCAGAACCCGCTCGCTGAACCAGGACAACAGCGCTTCCCGGGACGGCTCCTCTCCCCTGCAGGCCTGTGGCAGAATGTGGATCCACAAAGGGCCCAGGATGAAGAGAGCACAGGACACCATGACTATGAGACACTGCTGGTCACAGTTACCTTCCAGGTGTAACaacaaaaatgtccaaaacagAAGTGTGACTATTTTCACTGGTccaggagaaacacagagattcAGTTAGGTCCAGAAAACAGATTCTCCTCTGCGACTTTCCTCATTCTCACACATGTTTGTTTGGCTCTGCAGCTATCTGAGTGAAGTCTGCGAGCAAAAGCATTTTGTTGCCGACGCACAAATGGAAGATAGCAAAGAGCGGCCTTGACGGTTGGGAGGTTGCATCATGTGGTTCTGTGGCTGTTTCACACAGTATTGAGGGAATgtgtcttcatttattttttcattttgtgtcctGCAGAGTTGCTTTGAGCGGGTATCGTTGATTTATAGCTTGAACGAGAGTGAAGAAATCAGTCACTGGCACATAGTGTACATGTTCATTATTAATGTaaagcacagacagatggaaaagtTTAGTTTAGTCTAGGATCATATCAGAAACGGTTTTCACACTCTAATGTGCAGTTAATGTCAAGTCATACTATATTTTTAGTTGTTCCCATGCAGAATCTATGGTGGAAGCATTATTTTACAGTCTAACAATAAAGTTTATAGTCCAAAAATGACATCAATGCACGGGCACAGTAAACTTCACTGGGAATTTCATAATTCTaaattgtttttcatatttCGCTAAAGTTGGCCGATAAAATCAACGGACAGGATCTAATTTTTACTATTTCCTACAATGTGTGGACAGTAATTCCTTCCTGCAATTATACAAAAATGTTCCACACTAATAAAATTAAGGTCTGctggtgtttgttgttgctggagAGCAGCCTCACAATGCTGAAAACATCCATCCCTTACCCATATTGCAAGAGTGTGAATTCGTATCCTGCACGCTTTGACGTGACGGTGGCCGTATCTAACACACACCTGCTTTCCCACTCAATAAAAAGCCTTTGTCTGCTTGTGCCTCCTTTATCTCACTGGCCTTGAATCCTTGAATGCGTCTCAGAGAAATATCTTTTCataatgtctgtgtttctgtacaAGGACATTTTGTGAGCTGCTCAACAGACCAAAGACCAGACAATGTTTGGAGCCAAGcaatcattttcagtgttttaaaagaaaaagtttcaCTTTGACACGATAGTTTTAATGACATAAACTGAACACCCTCTGATGCAATGTTTCTGTAATGTCTTTCACCTGCCTGttgttcattttcatcactttgttcCTGTGACTCGTGTGTTTAATGCCTTCTTGCAAAccaaatttcatttgaataaaaacacataaaaaggtTTTactgttcaaaataaaaatgaaacaatggcAGAATAATCACTAAAGCTGCAATATATACCAActaagttgtgtgtgtgtgtgtgtgtgtgtgtgtgtgtgtgtgtgtgtgtgtgtgtgtgtgtgtgtgtgtttttaacttcCTGAGACGACATTGTTTATGGCTCGACTAAATTTTGCGACAGCGGCCACTGTGGTCACAAGTGGTCATTACAGGATGATGGAACATGAAATTTCTCGTcattttcacttgaaatgaTGGTTCCGTTCCAGTTACCTGCTCTGGTTTCTGGGTTCTTGTTGAGGGCCTTCTGGCTCGCTGTCATAGCTTTCTGTGTCGCTGAAATATCCAAGCCATTAACATCGTTAACAACACCTGTGCTCACTCCAAAGGCATCAACGACCATTCACGTTGGAGGAACTGCCTGAGAGCGACTGAAATGGgaacaaaagcaggaaacagacaTCTCCTGGTGAGTTTAATGCTGTAATTTAATATTGATAAGCAGATTTATCTGCTGTGGACAGAGCTTGGCTCACTAACTGTTGTATCAGGTATGACTTGCGACTTTAGTAAGTTGTAAAAGAAATTGGATCTCAGAAAGATCAAATATTGATGCAGTGCAGCGCAAAACgtgaatgtcagtgtgttgaACTGATGCATGTTTTAATTCTGCAGCTATGCTGCTGATAGTTGTAATGTCAGAACTGAGGATGAAATTAGGTGAAATCTGGAAGTGCTCTATACTGTATTCACCACAAGGTGGTGGTAAAGTACTACATCATGCTCCATTGATGACAGAGACACACTTTTGGCCAACACTCACcacagacaagaaaatattttgCATCTGACAGGTGACATTTGGAAAAGCCATAACAAGATTTAGTTTTCTTCTACTACTTCTACTAAATCATCAGAGCATAATTCAGCCGAGTCCATTTATTTCAGTCAACTTGCCATTAACTTTTGTCCTGTCGTGACATTGAAGTGAAAAGTCTCAAAAGAAATGGGTCAAGGAAAATTGCATCAGTATTACATTTGTTGTTTCTAATTCCATGAACATTGAAgcatgataaataaataaacattctattattataataaataataataaatcaacaCCAGAGCTGACTTTGACACATACATGAAACTAACTGTGCTGGcgcgaactgcagatggagggccagaagtgattttctgcataggaagcagcaaaacacacactcaaaatgcctgCCTTTGACATCGCTTACGTTCGCTCAAATTCATCAATCCGAGAAACCAGAAGGAGCTTTCATcgagtaccaaaagttgttgttcgtgagagtgaaaaatggaaagaatTGACTAACTGTCTGCGGCCAGGAGGAGCCAAGTTGGAtgatggtggaaatggtgtaacattagctattgttttaaatctatggtgataAATGGAAAGTAATAGATACTATCAACACGATGAACACTTATTAAATCGGtgttaacagtttcacataagacaggtAACTTCCCCTGCCatgcagctgcagtgacttcTCCGCCTTGTTTTGTCATGATCAATCACATCCCATGACCTTGACCTACATGTTTCCTCTTGGGTTTAATTGAAGCGACTAACTGTTTGAGTGATAGCTTGTCATTATCATATGTACAAGGACACACAGTGATACATAAATAATGGgcaaatgcatgaaaacagaaagaaattaATGAGTGGACGGAAAAGAAGTCTGCAAATGaatcaaaagtgaaaatattccTTCTGTCTGTCACCACTGCAACAGCTCTTTAAAGTCAAAACCTGCCAAAAGTAGGATAAGATCAGGCTGATCTGAAACATGTCTGGCTCCTTCAAGCTCAGTCATCCATTAACTCAGCTCCCCATAGGCTGTCACTTTTCCTCAGAGAGGTGTCAGCGGATCAAGGTGCTCAGCTTAAGATGAGATATTCCCACTGGGAAACAGTCACGTATGTACTCAACGTGTGTTCATTCAGAGAAATGGAcactgatgttttcattcatcatgaAACGGATGACATTGATTTGTAGACGTATCCTGAAGTATTTCTGCGGTTTATTTGctaaacaacattaaaaagtgAATTGGCTGGAAGTGCTCATATTTACATCCAACATTTGGCATCACAGCAGTCCTGAAGAAATCTTTTCAAACCAATAAATGACCACCAGGACTGACTTTGACACATACACGAAACTGATTTTACTGGTGCAGATGGGGCTTTTTCAAAGACGACAAAAACACAGTAATTAGATGTTCTCTTTTAATAATTCATCCAATCATATTCTTGTTGATATGTGACTGCTTAAAAGAGTGTCACTGCTCCTCTCTGGGACCCCGTCAGAAGCAAATGGCCTaaaggtgaaaagaaaaaatgctgaaGCATCACACGACACGTTAAATGCTTTAACGGTTTGCAAAACTTGTAAACTCACTTACCAATCACTGACAAATATAATCCACAATCAGAAACTTGGGAAGATCATCGCATATCGTAGGTTTCCCCAGTTTGTCTTCAGTGGCTTCTATTTCACACTCTTGTTCGGAATCACACCTGAGAAtaaattgaaaagaaaagcGAGGGTTATTAATGTAAAAGCAAACCAAATAAAAGTGAATTCtacactgagaaaataaaatagcCGTTTTGATAAACTACCAGCAGTGGTCCTGCTCAGAGAAGCAGTGATACTACTGATCGTAAtcccttttcctcctttcaaaatgttttgaacCAATACTCACAGTTTTCTCACTACTGCTTCAGTGCTGTAACTCGTACAGAAGGTCATGTTCGAAGGGGTATCGGTGCAGGTGTCTCTGTCAAAACGTCCGAAACCGGACCCCACAATCTTCAGGCGTCCGTTTCCTGAGGGAAACATacagatgaagacaaaatatATCATGAGAGTAGAAAAGAAGTGCTGCAGACTCCACGTGCATTTCTTTTATTATGCGACGCTTCTTGAAGATCCACAATCCTTCGGGGAATCAGAATTGTTTTGAAAGAACAACTTGCTGAACACCTCATA
The sequence above is a segment of the Chaetodon auriga isolate fChaAug3 chromosome 23, fChaAug3.hap1, whole genome shotgun sequence genome. Coding sequences within it:
- the inha gene encoding inhibin alpha chain yields the protein MVSCALFILGPLWIHILPQACRGEEPSREALLSWFSERVLQGLGLEEPPPTSMQHHLGQSEALNKPRRAPRMSRTARVNHQANLKQETSQIILFPSSDSACARSDSALEETTDSHFTFYFQPSMNNHETLVTSAHFWFYAGEGAIANSSAQLFILTSVQLLQVSEAPSTVSSDGWITYQLDHNLLASVAEGPFLLQVRCPACQCHANEPDKTPFLHFHAQPRVPVRSPRQAPVTIPWSPSAIDLLQRPSQEGPQHSDCHRAEIKISFEELGWDNWIVHPKVLTFYYCHGNCSAWDRTTVMLGITQCCAPVPGTMKSLRITTTSDGGYSFKYETLPNIIPEECTCI